One Leishmania major strain Friedlin complete genome, chromosome 29 DNA segment encodes these proteins:
- a CDS encoding conserved hypothetical protein (previous protein_id=AAZ09663.1) — protein MPSVDVLQLLQLAYHGSKDERTQATTELEAVMQSPETGPTCLLTLLRTGVEPSLPAEQSLSALLFAKNAMLHLIGDDVVTNTPGFLAEIESLLFAGMFRVSERHRRVLRACIMNVTSGFEWNYLGELMPLIDRDLNAIGVDESLGALELLYAYAKRFKTPGLEPTPLKVQVCAVLVRKLPEYVGYDDMRVYRLVFKLGECIVESGLQLTSSKEMSGDALDGLFQLMLAFPQQHYEAALAAGGTVYGEYVKCLKRIAMVSYSIINDATRRKKPAPVAKRFLQAHSAAFLSTWRQWLQLCVSSTDRRTHQKSEMFALRYVKLCTLDETLYTQHLRPHAMELVEQLLFPYICFNEVDEAVFADEGDLADYVKYMVEESVGNTELSTRQAASNTILALLGSKKKFHDSAPLLQALLGILTAGFESADLTTGAGNARLFGFLHLLSILRKFLKEVPAIWEGQMAQVLVRYVAPFLQPSTPCVGVRCKAIVVCQRYSKVLMPSEADFASFIQMMCGLIQDADMRVRLAGIDAMCTLLELKRARQYLKPIVVPLVEECLAFLSKVQTTFVPLVILHLTTHFAPEMTPVMGKLAHTLVQHFLATMHDMELQEADGGGGLGDDEVGVSVYEQAAFSADALLDAVLTVVTSCGESDAAFTSVRVDALRLVKHVLQQPDNFEMMEKTLSILLHVLYFSKPIPPECWELLPLIYALVDSGIGVDFFNSIEEVLDNFVSRAPVEFLGDTALMTATYKTCEKMLIGGVVCVAECQMAPAQLIEAMLHTAKAETEHPGLFDPYLSQFVGLLLQSLLHPDIQGGDVRVRIWIIAALLDCFYYDAAATFNAIVQVNAYPSFFDGLLFLFRGCIDDGASFSASGASSAGRRTKKVKKDDAREVVENLSLLTRKVIILGLSSLLAFATDLHLTTPPQQEQRADFAFRYLDPLTRLVQYCIFTNEATYAPRCATSEANLEKIRLGVEDDMEDCEISDEAVLGVDGGDDTMEACEDALEDLDDDLAAAQAGLEPDEGDDYESPIDDINEVEFFLDWVRLLPQLSPAAQAAAHAVLRPESDYVRASHTAGRYRQLCKELEAAMKEDFQKRAELTAWSMEGEAQ, from the coding sequence ATGCCCTCTGTGGAcgtgctccagctgctccagctcgccTACCACGGCAGCAAAGATGAGCGGACGCAAGCGACGACGGAGTTGGAGGCGGTAATGCAGTCTCCAGAGACGGGGCCCACCTGCCTCCTCACACTGCTGCGCACCGGTGTTGAGCCGTCGTTGCCTGCAGAGCAGAGTCTTTCCGCACTGCTGTTTGCCAAGAACGCCATGCTCCACCTCATCGGAGACGACGTCGTGACAAACACGCCTGGCTTTTTGGCAGAGATAGAGTCGCTGCTGTTCGCTGGCATGTTCCGCGTGTCGGAgaggcaccgccgcgttCTGCGAGCGTGCATCATGAATGTAACGAGCGGATTCGAGTGGAACTACCTTGGAGAGCTGATGCCTCTGATTGACCGTGACCTGAACGCCATCGGCGTGGATGAGTCCCTGGGTGCGCTGGAGTTACTTTACGCGTACGCAAAGCGCTTCAAGACACCAGGGCTCGAGCCTACGCCGCTGAaggtgcaggtgtgtgcggtgctggtgcgcaaGCTGCCGGAGTACGTTGGGTACGACGACATGCGTGTGTACCGTTTGGTCTTCAAGCTGGGCGAGTGCATTGTGGAGAGTGGGCTGCAGCTGACGAGCTCAAAGGAGATGAGCGGCGACGCGTTGGATGGACTCTTTCAGCTCATGCTGGCCTTTCCTCAGCAGCACTACGAGGCCGCGTTGGCGGCAGGCGGCACGGTGTACGGAGAGTACGTCAAGTGCCTCAAACGCATTGCCATGGTCTCGTACTCTATCATCAACGACGCGACGCGACGCAAAAAGCCGGCCCCGGTGGCGAAACGTTTCTTGCAAGCccacagcgccgccttcctctccacgtggcggcagtggctgcAACTGTGCGTGTCGTCGACGGACCGGCGCACGCATCAGAAGTCGGAGATGTTCGCGCTGCGCTACGTGAAGTTGTGCACTTTGGATGAGACTCTCTACACGCAGCACCTGCGTCCACACGCGATGGAGCTggtcgagcagctgcttTTCCCGTATATATGCTTTAATgaggtggacgaggcggTCTTCGCTGATGAAGGCGACCTAGCCGACTACGTCAAATATATGGTGGAGGAGAGCGTAGGCAACACTGAGTTGTCGACGCGCCAGGCCGCCTCCAACACCATTTTGGCGCTTCTGGGTAGCAAGAAGAAGTTCCACGAttctgcgccgctgctgcaggcgctgctcggcATTCTCACGGCCGGCTTCGAGTCCGCGGACCTCACGACGGGGGCCGGCAACGCGCGCCTGTTTGGCTTtctgcacctcctctccatcCTGCGCAAGTTTCTGAAGGAGGTGCCCGCGATTTGGGAGGGGCAAATGGCGCAGGTGCTCGTGCGCTACGTCGCCCCGTTCCTGCAACCGTCGACTCCGTGTGTCGGAGTTCGCTGCAAGGCCATCGTTGTGTGTCAACGCTACAGCAAAGTGCTCATGCCATCAGAGGCAGACTTCGCCTCCTTTATTCAGATGATGTGTGGCCTCATTCAGGATGCCGACATGCGAGTGCGGCTGGCCGGCATTGATGCCATGTGCACGTTGCTGGAGCTGAAGCGCGCGCGGCAGTACCTGAAGCCGATCGTCGTCCCGCTCGTTGAGGAATGTCTCGCGTTTCTAAGCAAGGTGCAGACCACATTTGTGCCGCTGGTGATCCTGCACCTGACCACGCACTTTGCGCCGGAGATGACACCGGTAATGGGGAAGCTGGCCCACACCCTCGTCCAACATTTTTTGGCGACCATGCATGACatggagctgcaggaggcagacgggggtggcggcctgggcgacgacgaggtggGTGTGAGCGTGTACGAGCAGGCCGCGTTCAGCGCGGATGCGCTGCTAGACGCGGTCCTGACCGTTGTCACAAGCTGCGGAGAAAGCGACGCGGCGTTCACGAGCGTGCGCGTTGACGCGCTGCGTCTGGTGAAGCATGTACTGCAGCAGCCTGACAACTTCGAAATGATGGAGAAGACACTGTCGATCTTGCTGCACGTTCTCTATTTCTCCAAACCGATCCCACCGGAATGCTGGGAGCTGTTGCCTCTCATCTACGCACTGGTGGATTCCGGTATCGGCGTCGACTTCTTTAACTCGatcgaggaggtgctggacaACTTCGTTTCTCGTGCCCCGGTCGAGTTCCTCGGCGACACAGCTTTGATGACTGCCACCTACAAAACGTGCGAGAAAATGCTGATTGGGGGTGTGGTGTGCGTAGCGGAGTGCCAGATGGCACCGGCGCAGCTCATCGAAGCCATGCTTCACACGGCCAAGGCAGAGACGGAGCACCCCGGGCTGTTCGACCCGTACCTTTCGCAGTTTGTGGGATTGCTGCTGCAGTCCTTGCTTCACCCTGACATTCAGGGCGgtgacgtgcgcgtgcgcatctgGATCatcgcagcgctgctggactGCTTCTACTacgacgccgcagccacctTTAACGCCATTGTGCAGGTCAACGCCTACCCCAGCTTCTTCGATGGCCTCCTGTTCCTCTTCCGAGGTTGCATCGATGACGGCGCCTCTTTCTCCGCGTCTGGGGCTAGCAGTGCCGGCCGTCGCACAAAGAAGGTGAAGAAAGACGACGCAAGGGAGGTGGTCGAGAacctgtcgctgctgacgcgAAAGGTGATCATCCTTGGCCTGTCCTCGCTGCTCGCATTCGCCACCGACCTGCACCTcaccacgccgccgcagcaggagcagcgggCAGACTTTGCTTTTCGTTATCTGGATCCTCTGACGCGCCTTGTCCAGTACTGCATTTTTACCAACGAAGCAACCTACGCACCCCGATGTGCGACGTCGGAGGCAAATCTGGAGAAGATCAGGCTTGGCGTCGAGGACGACATGGAGGACTGTGAGATCAGCGACGAGGCAGTACTAGGCgtggacggcggcgatgacaCTATGGAGGCCTGCGAGGACGCGTTGGAGGACTTGGACGACGATCTagcagccgcgcaggcgGGCCTCGAGCCGGACGAGGGTGACGACTATGAGAGCCCCATTGATGACATCAACGAGGTAGAGTTTTTTCTCGACTgggtgcgcctgctgccacaGCTCAGCCCAGCCGCtcaagcagcggcgcatgccGTGCTCCGCCCGGAAAGCGACTACGTGCGTGCCTCCCACACCGCTGGACGCTATCGGCAGCTGTgcaaggagctggaggcagccATGAAGGAAGACTTCCAGAAGCGTGCGGAGCTGACCGCATGGTCCATGGAGGGGGAAGCGCAGTGA
- a CDS encoding hypothetical protein (previous protein_id=AAZ09664.1): MVLLPALIATEAAAGRVLDAVHAPPLKSLNRKMAAHRSSLLPRLSVTTASSLRPARVKSTTAAAAATAPTTVTAAASASRSADAATAHPLLSQLLRVSVPAASVELAQPPEEVTLAEAVEALGGSDAVEALLSQLNGVAHSVDVNDDRAFANAIEACVRQTLGVSEVSIDVIEGLETAVTGEEGGESGTRASPPVNVTIPLTISDFHAATFTPLAARQRRHRVSNSAAASAPRRTYSSCLVLRVQRCRGVLALRTVNVRFSGTSGRILCGVALGAEGHKKKCKVREIKQRQRRSARRRRRRPASCKERASTTGVDGVTSCGPPSPSDAEGVVAGTGVGEVEPFSSGSAEKSPWSSPITLAGGTNGRASAASTTHSQRKPKGKASLRRGSRKTAAVRHIVTESRTNAVVFNPCCPEDTTPFNAQHRPVTYNAAIAFQAPR; this comes from the coding sequence ATGGTTCTACTGCCAGCATTGATCGCaacagaggcagcagcgggaaggGTGCTTGACGCGGTGCATGCACCACCGTTGAAATCGCTGAATCGAAAAATGGCCGCGCACCGCTCATCGCTCCTTCCGCGCCTCTCGGTCACGActgcctcctctctgcgTCCTGCGCGAGTGAAGTCTAcgaccgctgctgctgctgccaccgcaccCACCACGGTaaccgcggcagcgtcagcgtcTCGGTCAGCAGACGCTGCTACAGCCCACCCACTTCTCAGCCAACTGCTCCGCGTCTCTGTGCCTGCTGCATCGGTAGAGCTGGCACAGCCACCAGAAGAAGTGACGCTAGCGGaagcggtggaggcgctAGGGGGATCGGACGCCGTAGAGGCACTCCTTTCTCAGCTCAACGGTGTGGCGCACTCAGTTGACGTAAACGATGACAGAGCCTTCGCGAACGCCATCGAGGCATGCGTTCGGCAAACTCTTGGTGTGTCTGAAGTGTCGATCGACGTCATTGAAGGGCTCGAGACCGCCGTCAcgggcgaggagggaggggagagtgGAACGCGAGCGAGTCCGCCCGTGAACGTGACGATTCCGCTTACCATCTCGGACTTCCATGCGGCGACCTTTACTCCGTTAGccgcccgccagcgccggcatcGGGTAAGCAACTcagccgctgcctctgctcCCAGACGCACCTACTCCTCGTGTCTGGTGCTTCGCGTCCAGCGCTGTAGAGGCGtcctcgcgctgcgcactgTGAACGTGCGCTTCAGCGGCACATCAGGCCGCATTCTCTGCGGTGTAGCGCTGGGAGCCGAAGGCCACAAGAAAAAGTGCAAAGTCCGAGAGATAaagcagaggcagaggcgcagtgcgcgtcgtcgacgccggcgaccCGCCTCTTGCAAAGAGCGAGCATCAACGACCGGAGTCGATGGCGTCACATCATGCGGCCCACCTTCACCCAGCGATGCTGAAGGCGTCGTAGCAGGCACTGGTGTCGGCGAAGTCGAACCCTTCTCGAGCGGTTCGGCCGAAAAGTCGCCTTGGTCGTCTCCAATCACTCTTGCGGGCGGGACAAACGGTAGAGCAAGCGCCGCATCGACTACGCACAGCCAGCGGAAGCCGAAGGGCAAGGCAAGTCTgcggcgaggcagccgtaAGACGGCGGCGGTTCGTCACATAGTCACCGAGAGCCGCACCAATGCCGTCGTATTTAACCCGTGCTGTCCCGAGGACACGACACCGTTTaacgcgcagcaccgccccgTCACGTACAATGCCGCCATCGCCTTTCAAGCGCCTCGGTGA
- a CDS encoding conserved hypothetical protein (previous protein_id=AAZ09665.1) has translation MCHLHDILCRVSWAWEFFLFLLRSVLIAIADHYIMYIRTGRVWLGKRNRAPSLMRGDLVMQLAASSPRHSTVNEKTIFLQLNRSFIDRRLWAGLNEVGAGPSAIVTGVSYGGIGFYTALNLLLSGVNVHGVARNGRQAERARYLFASAVDRQLMLHKEWNGRVGRMFVHACDMSDMAAVCNFSDAVAADPALRIIICNAGPMCSPPRLSQQHLEEQFATHHVGHSLLMLRLLQSRLQSSRSQSMAVTLLPPWRMVVLTSAAAATANPTAASTFHEWSSQEELEHYFSRFDGYSNAKMSELLFAFSLARFVERHRILAATCTVNALHPGPIRSRIIPNSQLPLQWLLDGEAAALLRMTPVIASMYVVDLAISRRHEHSNGHFFRMGEDQTIYYRDMVNDARQRSGLKNTTLFPGIPGPAVSLSHAKQQWMWTETVDYFATKELIDARLFSLS, from the coding sequence ATGTGTCACTTGCATGACATCCTTTGCAGGGTGTCATGGGCGTGGGAGTTTTTCTTGTTTCTCCTCCGCAGCGTCCTCATCGCCATTGCGGACCACTACATCATGTACATCCGCACTGGACGAGTCTGGCTCGGCAAACGGAACCGGGCACCGTCACTGATGCGCGGTGACTTGGTCATGCAGCTGGCCGCCTCATCACCACGCCACAGCACGGTCAACGAGAAGACGATCTTTCTTCAGCTGAACCGCTCCTTCATTGACCGCCGGCTGTGGGCCGGCCTCAACGAGGTGGGCGCCGGCCCGTCGGCGATCGTCACTGGCGTGTCGTATGGCGGCATCGGCTTTTACACAGCGCTCAACTTGCTCCTCAGCGGCGTGAACGTGCACGGAGTGGCGCGCAATGGGCGGCAGGCTGAGCGAGCACGCTACCTCTTCGCGAGCGCTGTCGACCGGCAATTGATGTTGCATAAGGAGTGGAATGGGCGAGTAGGGCGTATGTTTGTTCACGCGTGCGACATGAGTGACATGGCAGCTGTCTGCAACTTCAgtgacgccgtcgcggcagaccccgcgctgcgcatcaTCATCTGCAACGCCGGCCCCATGTGCAgcccgccgcggctgtcgcagcagcatctcGAAGAGCAGTTCGCCACGCATCATGTTGGGCACAGTCTGTTGATGCTCCGGCTGCTACAAAGCCGCTTGCAGAGCTCTCGCTCGCAGTCGATGgccgtgacgctgctgcccccgTGGCGGATGGTCGTGTTGAcatctgcggcagcggcaacggccAACCCAACGGCGGCGTCCACCTTCCACGAATGGAGCAGccaggaggagctggagcacTATTTCAGCCGCTTCGACGGGTACAGCAATGCGAAGATGTCAGAGCTGCTTTTCGCCTTCTCGCTGGCTCGTTTTGTTGAACGGCACCGAATCTTGGCGGCGACCTGCACGGTGAACGCGTTGCACCCCGGGCCGATTCGCAGCCGAATCATACCAAACAGCCAACTCCCGCTGCAATGGCTGCTCGACGGTGAGgcggcagcactgctgcGCATGACGCCGGTGATTGCCTCTATGTACGTAGTCGACCTCGCCATCTCGCGTCGCCACGAGCACTCCAACGGCCACTTTTTTCGAATGGGAGAGGATCAGACCATTTATTACCGCGACATGGTGAACGACGCGCGCCAGCGTTCCGGTTTAAAGAACACCACGTTGTTTCCTGGCATACCGGGCCCCGCTGTGTCGTTATCGCATGCGAAGCAGCAATGGATGTGGACGGAAACGGTGGACTACTTCGCGACGAAAGAGTTGATCGACGcccgcctcttctccctctcgtgA
- a CDS encoding conserved hypothetical protein (previous protein_id=AAZ09666.1), which yields MPLLSEWTEEKNACVDWANPEEVLCNGFTFLQLLAAHPRLRQHYEAADKQSERYAVKDTFLFGSGEEKVAWLTRWHAQHLLYLRSERWCRFCGESGHTRLHCSQRLRSASAAAPEGPTTLTATRGAGPAASPAASSSDAPRSSVLKKYLEHLQRVELRRILEEKQKPRAEPTALHRSGAVVAHASAAAATNLFTADERRRGAVCRLDEANNIGFITVASMGELKFFVDCVDVGVKAIAVGDSVTFKLDSSRDYPIAVDVRHERPVITLEDVRKFLHRCRAARHPIKVMATLLMHTHEWFVLLRWLHVLREQDVSLYVEAVHALVELTTFVGNHEPIHVPVLSAFLALLCTVPPSTPAAAAATVPGGGAATFTPATSTAPTATAAAPPLRLPRFYPDMVLDALERHTATDKFGASASAATAAETRLAEDRWVEVAQFVILVRCYNPLSDAGSTAKDSTGEAVVTDLDAGADPEAAVVRQLQAFFAERLTRASGTAVRRLQLVQARLSQQVRPPASSRTLDTTTGAAVPGCGSSGVALIPTVEEFSVPPPSPASVFAAANLPVSGATTYTDRDAFIRDQCRLLRADTFEAVSRVLPAVCYSLPSYEPSQETISDVQHARVYSRVRCLGKVMTTDRDYSHPESYLLEVHPHSPKANLRAQLHEGTTVCISTALDPTTMRNNELFWGVVSSCDAALMDVGVIVVSPCKGSLSFELMRAALDRNAAAGRLDRSFLLETTIFMAGYESIMRALEAFCGPLAMPLPLVRQLVSPEAAASMTATAALDIMANHSAGAAAWGNDGDQLVEYIPPHCAVTFQELTEEIRSQFALDEGQKAVMRQLSVSKMILVQGPPGTGKSFIGCRVVEAYVRYKQLVASGDILQKVSIDMLRSTRLEDLLPQVGPMVVITYKNHALDEFLLDLLDCGLWEMNRPRVGQQLTAAMSATAAGISLSSSASTFPGGKRVVRIGGRSREARLDGYNLGALLHGSMDRVAINSLKNRLLVLNQRLERLTKEIHYLENGRVPRVYFERWLTAEQRRHITFDDREAWLAGEKYIGTLDEAEDVVLPAHYQSLLQTRMAELLGARRTEASSPHADATAKAGPATGATEAETGEEEDVSLSVFQEMRREEERREFNNQLHQTYLSAEALLLASQPPSRPAGVPEELLSLWSLTPRLRHEYYAYLIASTIAAKARDCLTIMETMKSVIRVRRHAMDELKLSLLQGADVVGLTTTGCAMNQNLLRSLRPSVLVVEEAAEVLESQLLACMTDSLKQIILIGDHYQLQPKVETFQYEKINHLNLSLFERLAQKMQPIRLTEQRRMHPDISRLIRPFYSPQPLIDHVSVLTRPFPSASGVAGADRVPGLATRVFFWRHRHPEEEAPGSRSKVNTREICMVQQAVAHLVSQGVLQKSITVVTPYLGQRRMLRGVLRLRSLADVRVSTVDLYQGDENDVIILSLVRTEKLTDFIRTRNRLIVSCSRARFAMVMIGNDELLRQCRHWEQVLNQLQAEQCIGESLPITYRGQPSKVEHMTVAGSVSAAALEAELTAQQQQQQRKTHQRRPPAAADTADGAEGVRSDAAGGGANINDNGGAEDGADGDADPDSGAEDDA from the coding sequence atgccgctgctgtcggagTGGACGGAGGAGAAGAACGCATGCGTGGATTGGGCGAATCCGGAAGAGGTCTTGTGCAATGGCTTCACGTTCCTGCAGTTGTTGGCCGCTCATCCACGACTGCGCCAGCACTATGAGGCGGCGGACAAGCAGTCGGAGCGCTACGCCGTGAAAGACACTTTTCTTTTCGGGTCTGGCGAGGAGAAGGTGGCGTGGCTGACGCGGTGGCATGCACAGCACCTGCTCTACCTCCGGTCGGAACGGTGGTGTCGCTTCTGCGGTGAAAGCGGCCACACCCGTCTACACTGCTCGCAGCGTCTGCGTTccgcgtcagcggcggcgcccgAGGGCCCAACGACCCTTACTGCTACTAGGGGCGCAGGcccggcagcgtcgcctgcCGCGTCGTCATCCGATGCACCGCGGTCGTCGGTGCTGAAAAAATACCTGGAGCACCTGCAGCGtgtggagctgcgccgtATCCTTGAAGAAAAGCAAAAGCCGCGGGCTGAGCCTACGGCGCTGCACCGAAGCGGTGCGGTTGTCGCTCATGCttccgcagctgccgcgacgAACCTCTTCACAGCAGAcgagcgccgtcgcgggGCGGTGTGCCGTCTCGACGAGGCGAACAACATCGGCTTCATCACCGTGGCTAGCATGGGCGAGCTGAAGTTCTTTGTCGACtgcgtcgacgtcggcgtCAAGGCGATCGCCGTTGGTGACAGCGTCACCTTCAAGCTGGACTCCAGCCGCGACTACCccatcgccgtcgacgtGCGCCACGAGCGACCGGTGATTACGCTGGAGGACGTCCGAAAGTttctccaccgctgccgtgccgcccgccaccCCATTAAGGTTATGGCTACCCTCctcatgcacacacacgagtgGTTTGTGCTGCTACGCTGGCTGCACGTGCTACGCGAGCAGGATGTATCGCTATACGTCGAGGCGGTGCACGCGCTGGTCGAGCTAACCACCTTTGTCGGTAACCACGAGCCGATTCACGTGCCGGTTCTCAGCGCCTTCTTGGCGCTACTGTGCACTGTGCCACCGAgtacgccagcagcagccgcggcgactGTACcagggggcggcgctgccaccttCACTCCTGCTACATCCACGGCGCCGAcagcgactgctgcggctccGCCGCTACGGCTACCTCGTTTCTACCCCGACATGGTACTGGATGCGCTCGAacggcacaccgccacaGATAAGTTCGGTGCATCTGCGTccgctgcgacggcagccgaGACCCGGTTGGCTGAGGACAGATGGGTGGAAGTGGCGCAGTTCGTGATTCTGGTGCGCTGCTACAACCCGCTTTCTGACGCAGGCAGCACTGCAAAAGACAGCACTGGCGAGGCTGTCGTGACTGACTTGGATGCCGGCGCCGACCCtgaagcggcggtggtgcggcagctccaAGCCTTCTTTGCCGAGCGGCTGACGCGAGCGAGCGGAACAGccgtgcgccgcctgcagcttGTACAGGCGCGTCTTTCACAGCAGGTGCGGCCACCGGCGTCGTCTCGAACTCTGGATaccaccaccggcgctgctgttcccGGCTGCGGCTCGTCCGGGGTTGCCCTCATTCCCACAGTGGAAGAGTTCTCGGTCCCCCCGCCGAGCCCGGCTTCCGTCTTTGCGGCTGCCAACTTGCCGGTCAGCGGGGCCACCACGTACACGGACAGGGATGCGTTCATTCGCGACCAGTGCAGGCTTCTGAGGGCGGACACCTTTGAGGCTGTCAGTcgggtgctgccggcggtgtGCTACTCCCTGCCGTCGTATGAGCCAAGCCAGGAGACGATATCCGATGTGCAGCACGCTCGCGTCTACTCGCGGGTGCGGTGCCTTGGCAAGGTGATGACCACCGACCGGGACTACAGCCACCCCGAGAGCTACCTATTGGAGGTGCACCCGCACAGCCCCAAGGCGAACCTGCGGGCGCAACTGCACGAGGGCACGACCGTGTGCATCTCCACAGCCCTCGATCCGACCACCATGCGGAACAACGAGCTTTTCTGGGGTGTTGTGTCCTCgtgcgacgccgcgctcatGGACGTCGGGGTCATCGTTGTCTCCCCGTGCAAGGGCAGCCTATCCTTCGAGCTCatgcgcgccgccctcgaccgcaacgctgccgctggtcgGCTTGATCGCTCCTTCCTGCTGGAAACCACCATCTTCATGGCCGGCTACGAGAGCATAATGCGTGCACTCGAGGCCTTCTGCGGCCCGCTGGCGATGCCGCTTCCACTGGTACGTCAACTAGTCAGTCCAGAGGCCGCAGCCTCCATGACAGCTACTGCCGCATTGGACATCATGGCGAACCACTCcgcaggcgccgcggcgtgggGCAACGACGGGGATCAGCTAGTGGAGTACATCCCGCCCCATTGTGCGGTGACGTTCCAGGAGCTGACGGAGGAAATCCGCAGCCAGTTCGCTCTCGACGAGGGGCAAAAGGCGGTCATGCGCCAGCTTTCGGTCTCGAAGATGATTCTTGTGCAGGGCCCACCAGGAACCGGGAAGTCCTTCATTGGCTGCCGTGTGGTGGAGGCGTACGTGCGGTACAAGCAGCTCGTTGCATCAGGCGACATTCTACAGAAGGTCAGCATCGACATGCTCCGCTCGACCCGGCTGGAGGACCTGCTGCCGCAAGTCGGCCCCATGGTCGTCATCACGTACAAGAACCATGCACTCGACGAGTTCCTGCTGGACTTGCTTGACTGCGGGCTGTGGGAGATGAACCGCCCCCGTGTTGGGCAGCagctcaccgccgccatgtCAGCTACTGCGGCAGGGATCTCACTGTCGTCCAGCGCCAGCACGTTCCCGGGCGGCAAGCGGGTGGTGCGCATCGGGGGTCGCTCGCGTGAGGCCCGCCTCGACGGCTACAACCTCGGCGCCCTCCTGCACGGCAGCATGGATCGCGTCGCCATCAACAGCCTCAAGAATCGACTCCTTGTGCTGAACCAGCGGCTGGAGCGGCTGACAAAGGAGATTCATTACCTGGAGAACGGCCGGGTGCCGCGGGTGTACTTTGAACGGTGGCTGAccgcggagcagcgccggcacatCACCTTCGATGATCGAGAGGCGTGGCTGGCAGGGGAGAAGTACATTGGCACcctcgacgaggcggaggatgTAGTATTGCCCGCGCACTACCAATCCCTGCTGCAGACGCGCATGGCAGAGCTGCTCGGCGCACGGCGAACTGAGGCGTCGTCGCCTCACGCGGATGCGACTGCGAAGGCGGGGCCGGCGACAGGCGCCACAGAGGCAGAGacgggagaggaagaagacgTGTCGTTGAGTGTCTTTCAGGAGATgcggcgcgaggaggagaggcgcgAGTTTAACAACCAGTTGCACCAGACCTATCTCTccgccgaggcgctgctTCTTGCCAGCCAaccgccgtcgcggccggCTGGGGTGCCGGAGgagctcctctccctctggAGCTTGACACCACGGCTGCGGCACGAGTACTACGCGTACCTCATCGCGagcaccatcgccgccaaGGCGCGCGACTGCCTGACGATCATGGAGACGATGAAGAGCGTTATTCGGGTGCGCCGGCATGCCATGGATGAGCTGAAGCTATCGCTTCTGCAGGGCGCGGATGTCGTGGGGCTGACGACGACGGGGTGCGCTATGAATCAGAACCTACTGCGCTCGCTGCGCCCAAGTGTGCTGGTAgtggaggaggccgccgagGTACTGGAATCTCAGCTGTTGGCCTGCATGACGGACTCGCTGAAGCAGATCATTCTCATCGGCGATCACTACCAGCTCCAGCCCAAGGTGGAGACCTTCCAATATGAGAAAATAAACCACCTGAACCTGTCCCTGTTTGAGCGACTGGCGCAGAAGATGCAGCCGATTCGGCTGACGGAGCAACGCCGCATGCACCCGGACATCTCTCGGCTGATTCGCCCCTTCTACTCGCCGCAGCCTCTCATCGATCACGTGTCAGTGCTGACGCGGCCGTTCCCGTCCGCGTCGGGAGTGGCCGGGGCGGATCGGGTGCCGGGACTTGCCACGCGCGTGTTTTtctggcgccaccgccacccggaggaggaggccccCGGCAGCCGCAGTAAGGTGAACACGCGTGAGATTTGTATGGTGCAACAGGCAGTCGCCCACCTTGTCTCGCAGGGCGTGCTGCAAAAGTCGATCACCGTAGTGACACCGTATCTCGGGCAACGCCGCATGCTGCGCggtgtgctgcggctgcgctcctTGGCGGACGTCCGCGTCAGCACCGTCGACCTCTATCAAGGTGACGAGAACGACGTCATCATCCTTTCTCTGGTGCGAACCGAGAAGCTGACGGACTTTATTCGGACACGCAACCGCTTGATCGTCTCGTGCTCTCGTGCCCGCTTTGCCATGGTGATGATCGGCAacgacgagctgctgcgccagtgccgtCACTGGGAGCAGGTGCTAAACCAGCTACAGGCTGAGCAGTGCATTGGTGAGAGCCTTCCCATAACGTACCGTGGCCAGCCGTCAAAGGTGGAGCATATGACGGTGGCGGGGTCCGtctcagcggcggcgctggaggcagAATTgacggcacagcagcagcagcagcaacgcaagacgcatcagcgccgtccacccgccgcagcagacactgctgacggcgctgaGGGTGTTAGATCCGacgcggcaggcggcggcgctaacatcaacgacaacggcggtgCTGAGGATGgggccgacggcgacgccgacccTGATAGTGGTGCGGAGGACGATGCTTAA